A single region of the Hyphomicrobiales bacterium genome encodes:
- a CDS encoding 3-mercaptopyruvate sulfurtransferase, translating to MMTEPAAARRAASLVSTQWLADHLGAPDILVVDASWHIPIYNRDALSEFADGHIPGAVYFDIDVVADPDHELTHMLPNAERFAETVGVLGITRDTHVVAYDKAGLYSAARVWWMFRLYGHEKVSVLDGGFPKWAAEGRSVASGAVEPRATRYTIPDGNPARVRTREQMLANVTSREEMVIDARTEDLYLGTRKNPYPGVRNGHIPGAVNLFVGGLMNQDDKTMLPPDTLAAKFASVGAGQDRTVVFSCGSGVTACIMALAYDSLGNDRWSVYDGSWDEWGRWDAAPVETDAVTPTPR from the coding sequence ATGATGACAGAACCCGCTGCCGCGCGGCGAGCCGCCAGCCTTGTCAGCACACAGTGGCTCGCGGACCATCTCGGCGCCCCCGACATTCTTGTCGTGGACGCCTCCTGGCATATCCCGATTTATAATCGGGACGCTCTCTCAGAATTTGCCGACGGGCACATACCCGGCGCGGTGTATTTCGACATCGATGTAGTCGCCGATCCCGATCATGAGTTGACCCACATGCTGCCCAACGCCGAACGGTTCGCCGAGACGGTTGGGGTGCTCGGCATCACCCGTGACACGCATGTCGTAGCCTACGACAAGGCCGGGCTCTACAGCGCGGCGCGTGTCTGGTGGATGTTCCGTCTCTACGGTCATGAGAAGGTGTCGGTGCTCGATGGCGGCTTCCCGAAATGGGCCGCGGAGGGCCGTTCGGTCGCAAGCGGCGCGGTCGAACCGCGCGCGACGCGCTACACAATCCCGGACGGCAACCCGGCCCGAGTCCGGACACGTGAACAGATGCTCGCGAACGTCACAAGCCGGGAGGAAATGGTGATCGATGCCCGCACCGAGGATCTCTACCTCGGCACCCGCAAGAACCCGTATCCCGGTGTGCGCAATGGCCATATTCCCGGCGCCGTCAATTTGTTCGTCGGCGGACTCATGAACCAGGATGACAAGACCATGCTTCCGCCCGATACGCTCGCCGCGAAATTCGCCTCCGTCGGCGCTGGACAGGATCGGACGGTTGTCTTCAGCTGCGGGTCGGGCGTTACCGCCTGTATCATGGCTCTCGCTTATGATTCTCTCGGCAATGACCGATGGTCGGTCTACGACGGCTCCTGGGACGAATGGGGTCGCTGGGACGCCGCGCCGGTGGAAACCGATGCCGTAACGCCGACGCCGCGATGA
- the metC gene encoding putative cystathionine beta-lyase (Evidence 3 : Putative function from multiple computational evidences) — translation MHYETRLLTTGRDPEAYQGVVNTPVFHASTVVFPTVAALQERQKDLTRGVLYGRLGTPTTFAFEEAMTTAEGGFRSVAAPSGMAAIAIALLGLLKTGDHLLCVDTLYDPARYFINDTLIRYGVEVTYYPPEIGAGIAALIKPNTRVVYCESPGSGSFEIQDIPAIAAVAHEAGAMVVLDNTWASPLYFKPFEHGVDVSIQAATKYIVGHSDAELGSLTATEEAYPLVKRQAMRLGICVGPDDCYLGMRGLRTLATRLPRHQDSAMRSARWLQEQPEVEQVLYPALPGAPGHEIWKRDFLGATGLFGVALREGIASESMIAMLDNRKLFKIGFSWGGYESLLMPSDPAHSHPNTPWRYKGPCFRVNVGLEHVDDLLADLEAGFEAMRNHQKQTV, via the coding sequence GTGCATTACGAAACCCGATTGCTGACGACCGGCCGCGATCCCGAGGCCTATCAGGGCGTTGTGAATACGCCGGTGTTCCATGCCTCGACGGTGGTATTTCCAACGGTCGCTGCTCTTCAGGAGCGCCAGAAGGATCTGACGCGCGGCGTGCTCTACGGCCGCCTCGGCACACCGACGACCTTTGCCTTCGAAGAGGCCATGACCACCGCCGAAGGGGGCTTCCGGTCCGTGGCGGCGCCGTCGGGAATGGCCGCCATCGCCATCGCCTTGCTCGGGCTGCTGAAGACCGGGGATCACCTGCTCTGCGTCGACACGCTCTATGATCCGGCGCGCTACTTCATCAACGACACCCTGATCCGCTACGGCGTCGAAGTCACCTACTATCCGCCGGAAATTGGCGCTGGCATCGCCGCGCTGATCAAGCCGAACACCCGCGTGGTCTATTGCGAGTCACCGGGCTCGGGAAGTTTCGAGATACAGGATATCCCGGCCATCGCCGCCGTCGCGCACGAGGCGGGCGCTATGGTCGTTCTCGACAATACATGGGCGAGCCCCCTGTATTTCAAGCCTTTCGAGCATGGTGTCGACGTATCGATCCAGGCGGCCACCAAATACATCGTCGGACATTCCGATGCCGAGCTCGGCAGTCTCACCGCGACGGAAGAGGCCTATCCGCTGGTCAAGAGGCAGGCGATGCGCCTCGGCATCTGTGTCGGCCCCGACGATTGCTATCTGGGCATGCGGGGCCTGCGCACGCTTGCCACGCGCCTGCCGCGCCACCAGGACAGCGCGATGCGCAGCGCGCGCTGGCTGCAGGAACAGCCTGAGGTCGAACAGGTGCTCTATCCGGCGTTGCCGGGCGCGCCGGGACACGAGATCTGGAAGCGGGATTTCCTCGGCGCGACGGGGCTCTTCGGCGTTGCCCTGAGGGAGGGCATCGCCAGCGAATCCATGATCGCCATGCTCGACAACCGGAAGCTTTTCAAGATCGGTTTCAGCTGGGGCGGCTATGAAAGCCTGCTGATGCCCAGTGACCCGGCGCATTCGCACCCGAATACGCCCTGGCGCTACAAAGGGCCTTGCTTCCGGGTCAACGTCGGGCTCGAGCATGTCGATGACCTGCTCGCCGATCTCGAGGCCGGTTTCGAGGCCATGCGCAACCACCAGAAGCAGACGGTGTGA
- a CDS encoding putative dehydrogenase flavoprotein (Evidence 3 : Putative function from multiple computational evidences), giving the protein MTDHLQATEQFDVIVVGSGASGLSAALRAAASGASVCIVEKGAYVGGTSALSGGCMWIPQNHYMHKLGISDSREEVMTYIRAASPAEWGNVEEPLWQAFVDNAPEMLRFLEANTPMTFAVNRNCDPYAELPGGKTMGRNVSARPFKLSRLGAWADKIRPPTIPQFLNYEEIVDGAVAANLRRAAIRFGLQGAYRKMTGRRTMGGGLVAGLLSGCLSKGCDLRLETAAKRLIVAGDRIVGLEVEGKSGPAVLKARRGVVLASGGFEWNAEMMARYQPGPVKWNGSPRTNTGDGHRMAEEVGAQLDRMDQALIMPTLPTTYEGYAEHGRPAYDIVMPHSILVNRHGRRFTNEKQMNIGLCFSEVDPATGEPINLPAWRIYDAQFMRKYPHMAPPAASPAVTTAQTLDELARKVGIDPAGLVETVARFNPAALRGEDPDFGRGSFPWDYLQGADPWHKPNRTLGTVEQAPFYAVAFNRSYLGTKGGPRTNARAQVLRPDGSRIVGLYAAGNLMANSFGTRAVGAGSTIGPCLTWGYIGGTNVILEDAA; this is encoded by the coding sequence ATGACCGATCACCTGCAAGCCACCGAGCAGTTCGATGTCATTGTTGTCGGTTCCGGCGCCTCGGGGCTGAGCGCTGCCCTGCGCGCCGCCGCATCAGGCGCGAGCGTCTGCATCGTGGAGAAGGGCGCTTATGTCGGCGGCACCTCGGCGCTCTCGGGTGGCTGCATGTGGATCCCGCAGAACCACTACATGCACAAGCTCGGCATCAGCGACAGCCGCGAGGAGGTGATGACGTACATCCGCGCCGCCTCTCCGGCCGAGTGGGGCAATGTTGAGGAGCCGCTGTGGCAAGCTTTCGTGGACAACGCTCCCGAAATGCTGCGTTTCCTTGAGGCCAACACGCCGATGACCTTCGCAGTCAATCGCAACTGCGACCCCTATGCGGAGCTGCCTGGCGGCAAGACCATGGGCCGCAATGTGTCCGCCAGACCGTTCAAGCTGTCCCGGCTTGGAGCCTGGGCTGACAAGATCCGTCCGCCGACGATTCCGCAGTTCCTCAATTATGAAGAGATCGTCGACGGCGCGGTGGCGGCCAACCTGCGACGGGCGGCTATCCGCTTCGGTCTGCAGGGTGCCTACCGCAAGATGACGGGGCGGCGCACGATGGGCGGGGGGCTGGTCGCCGGCCTGCTCAGCGGCTGTCTGTCGAAGGGATGCGACCTGCGCCTGGAAACGGCTGCCAAGCGTCTGATCGTTGCAGGCGATCGCATCGTGGGACTTGAGGTGGAGGGGAAATCCGGACCCGCAGTGTTGAAAGCGCGGCGCGGCGTGGTGCTGGCCAGCGGCGGGTTCGAATGGAACGCCGAGATGATGGCCCGATATCAGCCCGGGCCGGTCAAGTGGAATGGCAGTCCGCGCACCAATACCGGCGATGGGCATCGGATGGCGGAAGAAGTGGGGGCGCAACTCGACCGGATGGATCAGGCCCTGATCATGCCGACGCTGCCAACGACCTATGAAGGCTACGCCGAACACGGTCGTCCCGCTTACGACATCGTCATGCCGCACTCCATCCTCGTGAACCGGCATGGTCGGCGCTTCACGAACGAGAAGCAGATGAACATCGGGCTATGCTTCAGCGAGGTGGACCCGGCCACCGGCGAACCCATCAACCTGCCGGCTTGGCGCATCTACGACGCGCAGTTCATGCGCAAATATCCCCATATGGCGCCGCCGGCAGCCTCGCCAGCAGTCACGACGGCGCAAACTCTGGATGAATTGGCGCGCAAGGTCGGTATCGATCCCGCGGGACTGGTCGAGACTGTCGCCCGTTTTAATCCGGCGGCGCTGCGCGGAGAGGACCCGGATTTCGGGCGAGGCTCGTTTCCATGGGACTATCTGCAAGGCGCCGACCCCTGGCACAAGCCGAACCGCACGCTGGGTACAGTTGAGCAGGCACCGTTCTATGCGGTTGCGTTCAATCGCAGCTATCTCGGCACGAAGGGCGGTCCGCGCACCAATGCGCGGGCACAGGTCCTGCGTCCGGACGGGTCGCGTATCGTCGGGCTCTACGCTGCTGGAAACCTGATGGCGAACTCGTTCGGCACTCGGGCGGTCGGCGCAGGCTCGACCATCGGTCCATGCCTGACCTGGGGCTATATCGGCGGGACAAACGTGATCCTCGAAGACGCAGCCTGA
- a CDS encoding hypothetical protein (Evidence 5 : Unknown function), translating into MQVIGHWQASLVTIVGLPVRAGALAEAQTWRGGDGRCEMWSGVTATSDAG; encoded by the coding sequence TTGCAGGTGATCGGTCATTGGCAGGCGTCTCTCGTTACGATTGTCGGATTGCCGGTTCGCGCCGGCGCGTTGGCCGAAGCGCAGACGTGGCGGGGTGGCGATGGGCGCTGTGAAATGTGGTCGGGGGTCACAGCGACCTCAGATGCGGGTTAA